A window from Ictalurus furcatus strain D&B chromosome 16, Billie_1.0, whole genome shotgun sequence encodes these proteins:
- the rasgrf2a gene encoding ras-specific guanine nucleotide-releasing factor 2: MQKSVRYNEGHALYLSVIARKEGTKRGYLSKKATENSRWNEKYFALYQNILFYFENEQSTRPTGIYLLEGCTCERVSAPKVSTISRDNSDKQHYFLVIFGHDGQKPLELRAEEDTECTEWVEAIQQARYSDLIITHEVLMQKYIHLVQIMETEKVAANQLRTQLEDQDTEIERLKAEVVSLNKAKERMLPCHSNQEEDDPDIKKIKKIQSFMRGWLCRRKWKIIVQDYICSPHAESMRKRNQIVFNMLEAETEYVLQLSILVNCFLRPLRMAASSKKPPIGHDDVSSIFLNSETIMFLHEIFHQGLKARLANWPRLVLADLFDILLPMLNIYQEYVRNHQYSLQVLANCKQNRDFDKLLKQYESNAACEGRMLETFLTYPMFQIPRYIITLHELLAHTPHEHVERKSLDFAKSKLEELSKMMHDEVSDTENIRKNLAIERMIVEGCDILLDTSQTFVRQGSLIQLPSVERGKLSKVRLGTLSLRKEGERQCFLFTKHLLICTRTSSGKLHLLKQGGTLSLIECTLIEELDVNDEDYTAAGQGFSHLEFKLLVEPADGPSFSVVLLAPSRQEKAAWTSDISQCIDNIRCNGLMTSVFEENSKVTVPHMLKSDTRLHNDDVDICFSKTLNSCKVPQIRYASVDRLLERLTDLRFLSIDFLNTFLHTYRIFTTAAVVMDKLNDIYKRPFTSIPIRIQYHSSDRLSISSICPDYSLKITRLALDQSKSLELFFATNQGPWGNELMNNKSPRLSRKFSTPPPLSIPSRTSSPMHCRKLSLSSPVSGNKVIALDLSASSMAVSSPTSTYNPMVSSPPPNSTKAPLDLSKGPSSPELGPTTPEEGGELPRIDAFCGKLRRSVRRNFLESFSFDKFIPETPTSVESGDLSLCSLPSTPSSTPRHPRYRQPGGQSMENLRCTVSPASAFAIATAAAGHSGHQGFTSPEKSYDKEFLIRRAATNRVLNVLRHWVSKHSQDFDMNSELKAGVITLLEEVLRDPDLLPQERKATTNILSALSQEEQDDTQLKIRDILQTAEYPKIECFVSLSAMELAEQITLLDHIVFRSIPYEEFLGQGWMKVDKNERTPYIMKTSQHFNDMSNLVASEIMSHTEVSSRANSIEKWLAVADICRCLNNYNGVLEITSALNRSAIYRLKKTWAKVCKQTKALMDRLQKTVSSEGRFKNLRETLKNCNPPCVPYLGMYLTDLAFIEEGTPNFTEEGLVNFSKMRMISHIIREIRQFQQAPYRIEHQPKVTQFLLDKTLVMDDDTLYELSLRLEPRLAPAN, translated from the exons CACTATTTCCTGGTCATCTTCGGCCATGATGGGCAGAAACCTCTGGAGTTACGGGCCGAAGAGGATACAGAGTGTACTGAGTGGGTGGAAGCCATTCAGCAAGCCAG GTACTCTGACCTCATCATCACGCATGAGGTGCTAATGCAAAAGTACATCCACCTGGTGCAGATCATGGAGACGGAGAAGGTGGCTGCCAATCAGCTCCGCACACAGCTTGAAGACCAGGACACAGAGATCGAAAGGCTCAAGGCTGAG GTTGTGTCGCTGAACAAAGCAAAGGAGAGAATGTTACCTTGTCATTCCAATCAAGAAGAGGATGACCctgatataaagaaaataaagaag ATACAAAGCTTCATGCGTGGCTGGCTTTGCCGAAGAAAGTGGAAGATCATTGTTCAAGACTACATCTGCTCACCCCATGCTGAAAGCATGAGGAAGCGGAACCAGATTGTCTTCAACATGTTGGAGGCTGAGACTGAATATGTGCTCCAGCTGTCCATCCTGGTGAACTGCTTTCTGCGGCCGCTCAGGATGGCTGCCAGTTCCAAAAAACCTCCAATAGGCCATGATGACGTTAGCAGCATTTTCCTCaatag TGAAACTATAATGTTTCTTCATGAGATATTTCACCAAGGCCTAAAAGCAAGACTTGCCAATTGGCCAAGATTAGTTTTAG CTGACCTCTTTGATATATTGCTGCCGATGTTAAACATCTACCAAGAATATGTACGGAACCACCAGTACAGTCTTCAGGTTCTAGCTAACTGCAAGCAGAACCGGGACTTTGACAAGCTACTGAAGCAGTACGAGTCCAATGCTGCCTGTGAGGGCCGAATGCTGGAGACGTTTCTGACCTACCCAATGTTTCAG ATTCCTCGATATATCATCACTCTGCATGAACTGCTTGCCCATACTCCCCATGAGCATGTAGAACGCAAGAGTCTGGATTTTGCCAAGTCAAAACTGGAGGAGCTATCCAA AATGATGCATGATGAAGTGAGTGACACTGAGAACATCCGTAAGAATCTTGCCATTGAGCGCATGATTGTGGAGGGCTGCGACATCCTCTTGGACACCAGCCAGACCTTTGTACGGCAAG GCTCTCTGATCCAGCTGCCTTCAGTGGAAAGAGGCAAACTGAGCAAAGTGCGCCTGGGCACACTTTCGTTGCGCAAAGAGGGCGAGCGCCAGTGTTTCCTCTTCACCAAACACCTCCTGATCTGCACTCGCACCTCCAGTGGCAAGCTGCATCTACTCAAA CAAGGAGGCACTCTGTCTCTGATAGAGTGCACCCTCATTGAAGAGCTAGATGTCAATGATGAAGACT ATACTGCTGCAGGTCAGGGCTTTAGTCATTTAGAGTTTAAGCTGCTGGTCGAGCCTGCTGATGGGCCGTCCTTCTCAGTAGTTCTGCTGGCACCGTCTCGCCAGGAGAAAGCTGCCTGGACCAGCGACATCAGCCAG TGCATCGATAATATTCGCTGCAATGGCCTTATGACCAGTGTTTTTGAAGAGAACTCCAAGGTCACTGTTCCTCATATGCTCAA GTCAGACACACGGTTACACAATGATGATGTGGATATTTGCTTCAGCAAGACGCTCAACTCATGCAAAGTGCCACAGATCCGCTATGCCAGCGTTGACCGTCTGCTGGAACGGCTCACTGACTTGCGCTTCCTCTCCATTGACTTCCTCAACACGTTCCTGCACACATACCGCATCTTTACCACTGCAGCTGTGGTCATGGACAAGTTGAACGACATCTACAAGAGGCCTTTCACCTCCATCCCCATCAG GATTCAGTACCACTCATCTGACCGTTTGTCCATCTCCTCCATCTGTCCAGACTACAGCCTGAAGATCACAAGGCTTGCCCTGGACCAGTCTAA GTCTCTAGAGCTCTTTTTTGCCACTAACCAGGGCCCGTGGGGCAATGAGCTTATGAACAACAAGTCCCCCCGACTGTCACGCAAGTTCTCtacacctcctcctctctcaATCCCTTCCCGGACATCTTCACCCATGCATTGCCGTAAACTGTCGCTCAGCTCACCTGTAAGTGGCAACAAAGTCATCGCTTTGGATCTCTCGGCCTCGTCCATGGCAGTCAGTAGTCCCACATCCACCTACAACCCCATGGTCTCTTCTCCACCCCCTAACTCTACTAAGGCTCCGCTTGACCTGAGCAAGGGCCCCAGTTCACCAGAGCTAGGACCCACAACACCAGAGGAAGGTGGGGAACTCCCACGTATTGATGCATTCTGTGGCAAGCTGAGGCGGAGCGTTAGGCGGA ATTTCTTAGAGTCTTTTTCATTTGACAAGTTCATCCCAGAGACACCTACCTCTGTTGAGTCAGGAGACTTATCTCTGTGCAGCTTGCCCTCTACCCCTTCCTCTACCCCACGACACCCCCGTTACAGACAACCAGGAG GTCAGTCCATGGAGAATTTGCGCTGTACAGTGTCTCCTGCCTCTGCTTTTGCCATCGCCACAGCAGCAGCTGGACATAGTGGCCACCAAG GTTTCACCAGCCCAGAGAAGTCATATGACAAGGAGTTTCTCATTCGCCGGGCTGCCACAAACAGGGTGCTTAACGTCCTGCGGCACTGGGTTTCCAAGCACTCGCAG GACTTTGATATGAACAGTGAACTGAAGGCAGGAGTGATCACTCTGCTAGAGGAAGTGCTGAGAGATCCTGATCTGCTACCTCAGGAAAGAAAAGCCACAACCAACATACTAAG TGCCCTTTCTCAAGAAGAACAAGATGACACGCAGCTTAAAATCAGAGATATTCTCCAAACG GCTGAATACCCCAAAATTGagtgttttgtttctctgtctgccATGGAGTTGGCTGAGCAAATCACGTTATTGGACCACATTGTCTTCAGAAGTATTCCCTATGA GGAATTTCTTGGCCAAGGATGGATGAAAGtggacaaaaatgaaagaactCCGTACATCATGAAAACTAGTCAGCACTTCAATGAT ATGAGTAATCTGGTGGCATCTGAGATTATGTCCCACACTGAGGTGAGCTCCAGGGCCAACTCAATTGAGAAATGGTTGGCAGTGGCCGATATCTGTCGATGCCTCAACAACTACAACGGAGTGCTGGAGATCACATCTGCTCTCAATCGCAGTGCCATATACAGGCTGAAAAAGACCTGGGCTAAAGTCTGCAAGCAG ACCAAAGCACTAATGGACAGGCTGCAGAAAACAGTGTCTTCTGAAGGAAGATTTAAAAACCTAAGGGAAACCCTGAAAAA CTGCAATCCTCCATGTGTACCGTATTTGGGCATGTATCTTACAGACTTGGCATTTATTGAGGAAGGTACACCAAATTTCACAGAAGAGGGGCTGGTCAATTTCTCCAAAATGAGAATG ATTTCTCACATCATAAGAGAGATACGACAGTTTCAGCAGGCCCCCTACAGGATAGAACATCAACCCAAG GTGACACAGTTCCTACTTGACAAAACGCTCGTTATGGATGATGACACTCTGTACGAACTATCTCTAAGGCTTGAACCAAGACTCGCACCTGCCAACTAA